In Streptomyces sp. NBC_01426, one genomic interval encodes:
- a CDS encoding mycoredoxin, which produces MQDTGTVTMYSTTWCGYCTRLKKQLDREGIAYDEINIEHDPASAAFVEKANGGNQTVPTVLVKSAAGNESVMTNPSLAQVKQALAV; this is translated from the coding sequence ATGCAGGACACGGGCACCGTCACGATGTACAGCACGACCTGGTGCGGCTACTGCACCCGGCTGAAGAAGCAGCTGGACCGCGAAGGCATCGCGTACGACGAGATCAACATCGAGCACGACCCCGCGTCCGCAGCGTTCGTGGAGAAGGCGAACGGCGGTAACCAGACGGTTCCCACCGTCCTCGTGAAGTCGGCCGCCGGCAACGAGTCCGTCATGACGAACCCGAGCCTCGCCCAGGTCAAGCAGGCTCTCGCCGTCTGA
- a CDS encoding dipeptidase gives MSDPQADSVVRTYIDTHRAAFLDDLADWLRIPSVSAQPEHAGDVRRSAEWLAAQLKATGFPVAEILETAGAPAVYAEWPAADPAAPTVLVYGHHDVQPAALADGWHTDPFEPVIKDGRMYGRGAADDKGQVLFHTLGVRAHLAATGADAPAVHLKLLVEGEEESGSPNFRALVEREAERLAADVVIVSDTGMWSETTPTVCTGMRGVADCEIDLHGPDQDIHSGAFGGAVPNPATVAARLVAALHDADERVTIPGFYDNIVELTDAERALIAELPFDEAEWLRTAKSHAASGEKGHTTLERVWARPTAEVNGIGGGYQGPGGKTIVPSSAHLKLSFRLVSGQDPYEVEEAVTTWVAERVPAGIRHSIVFGAPTRPCLTPLDHPALQSVVRAMGRAFGQKIRFTREGGSGPAADLQDVLDAPVLFLGISVPSDGWHSPNEKVELDLLLKGVETAAYLWGDLAAHWKPA, from the coding sequence ATGAGCGACCCCCAGGCGGACAGCGTCGTCCGCACGTACATCGACACCCACCGCGCGGCCTTCCTCGACGACCTCGCCGACTGGCTGCGCATCCCTTCCGTCTCGGCGCAGCCCGAGCACGCGGGTGACGTACGACGCAGCGCCGAATGGCTCGCCGCGCAGCTCAAGGCCACCGGCTTCCCGGTCGCCGAGATCCTGGAGACCGCCGGCGCCCCCGCCGTGTACGCCGAGTGGCCCGCCGCCGACCCGGCCGCCCCCACCGTCCTCGTCTACGGGCACCACGACGTGCAGCCCGCCGCCCTCGCCGACGGCTGGCACACCGACCCGTTCGAGCCGGTGATCAAGGACGGCCGGATGTACGGGCGCGGCGCCGCCGACGACAAGGGCCAGGTCCTCTTCCACACCCTCGGCGTCCGGGCCCACCTCGCGGCCACCGGCGCCGACGCCCCCGCCGTGCACCTCAAGCTCCTCGTCGAGGGCGAGGAGGAGTCCGGCTCCCCGAACTTCCGCGCCCTCGTCGAGCGCGAAGCCGAACGCCTCGCCGCCGACGTCGTGATCGTCTCCGACACCGGCATGTGGTCCGAGACCACCCCCACCGTGTGCACCGGCATGCGCGGCGTCGCGGACTGCGAGATCGACCTCCACGGCCCCGACCAGGACATCCACTCCGGAGCGTTCGGTGGCGCGGTGCCCAACCCCGCGACCGTCGCCGCCCGCCTCGTCGCCGCCCTGCACGACGCCGACGAACGGGTCACCATCCCGGGCTTCTACGACAACATCGTCGAACTCACCGACGCCGAGCGCGCACTGATCGCCGAACTGCCCTTCGACGAGGCCGAGTGGCTGCGCACGGCCAAGTCGCACGCCGCCTCGGGGGAGAAGGGCCACACCACCCTGGAGCGCGTCTGGGCCCGCCCGACCGCCGAGGTCAACGGCATCGGCGGCGGCTACCAGGGCCCCGGCGGCAAGACGATCGTGCCGTCCTCCGCACACCTGAAGCTGTCGTTCCGACTGGTCTCCGGGCAGGACCCGTACGAGGTCGAGGAAGCCGTCACGACCTGGGTCGCCGAGCGCGTCCCGGCCGGGATCCGGCACTCCATCGTCTTCGGCGCCCCCACCCGGCCCTGCCTCACCCCGCTCGACCACCCGGCGCTGCAATCCGTCGTACGCGCCATGGGCCGCGCCTTCGGCCAGAAGATCCGCTTCACCCGCGAGGGCGGCTCCGGGCCGGCCGCCGACCTCCAGGACGTCCTGGACGCACCCGTCCTGTTCCTCGGCATCTCGGTCCCCTCCGACGGCTGGCACTCGCCGAACGAGAAGGTCGAACTCGACCTGCTCCTCAAGGGCGTCGAGACCGCCGCGTACCTGTGGGGCGACCTGGCCGCCCACTGGAAGCCCGCCTGA
- a CDS encoding UvrD-helicase domain-containing protein has translation MSARPTVPAVISDPEQLKELLGIPFTPEQMACVTAPPAPQVIVAGAGSGKTTVMAARVVWLVGTGAVAPQEVLGLTFTNKAAGELAERVRKALARAGISDPDPSPADPDAAGGEPRISTYHAFAGQLLKDHGLRIGLEPSARLLADATRFQLAARVLREAPGPYPSLTKSIPDLVSDLLALDAELSEHLVTPEELRAYDTGLLDVLADARLTNDDLRKVPEAGRGRLELLELVARYRVAKRSRDLIDFSDQIALSAQLATTRPEVGALLREEFKVVLLDEYQDTSVAQRLLLSGLFGGGTGHAVTAVGDPCQAIYGWRGASVANLDDFPEHFPHADRRPATRFSLGENRRSGGRLLDLANELAAPLRAMHEGVEALRPAPGAERDGSVRCALLPTHAEELEWLGDSVAHLVRTGTEPGEIAVLCRSAGDFARIQAVLVARDVPVEVVGLSGLLHLPEVADLVSVCEVLQDPGANAALVRLLIGPRWRIGARDLALLGRRARQLIGRTPAGTDDPDGRLAAAVEGVDPAEVVSLADALETFLDGSGASAADDLPFSADARVRFAHLARELRDLRRSLADPLMDVLHRVLATTGLDVELSASPHALAARRRETLSNFMDVAAGFAALDGEASLLAFLAFLRTAAQYEKGLDHALPGGENTVKVLTAHKSKGLEWDVVVVPDLCAGAFPKEKPPEAWTSYAKVLPYALRGDASTLPGDPAWTSAGLKSFKAALKEHKAVEELRLGYVTFTRPRSLLLASGHWWGPSQKKPRGPSAFLSALRTHCEAGHGEIEAWAPEPEPGAENPVLSEAGAPDHSWPLPLDPTSLRLRRRAAALVEAHLATPATPAPHEEPEEPGAPGEPYLWPPDCEDPAHDAEPWPDTDTDTDPHPDPDPWSESGPAAEGRPDAPDTDPRSPRAADATPGAAGPRARVPAQDTGRTPTPAPPPDEDLWAPGEALPAPTPAAPAPAAHEDPYEDPYEDPYEDPWAAPGARVPAQPTAGAARPGTPARRGADPLTPEEARAIASWDRDLDALEGELRRSRAAVRDVVLPSALSASDLLRLASDEQGFVRDLARPMPKPPQPAARQGTRFHAWVESRFEELPLPLLDVLDPAGELPGSDQDIADEADLDSLKAAFERSAYADRTPHRMEAPVQLTLAGRVVRGRIDAVYRHHEGPYDYEIVDWKTGRTTEADPLQLAVYRLAWAEATGTPLERVDAAFLHVRSGRVIRPRALPDRAGIERILQGKTDTESDHHTDG, from the coding sequence GTGTCCGCGCGCCCGACCGTCCCGGCGGTGATCAGCGATCCCGAGCAGCTCAAGGAGCTCCTCGGGATCCCGTTCACGCCCGAACAGATGGCCTGCGTCACCGCCCCGCCCGCGCCCCAGGTCATCGTCGCGGGCGCCGGCTCCGGCAAGACGACCGTCATGGCGGCCCGCGTCGTCTGGCTGGTCGGCACCGGCGCCGTCGCACCCCAGGAGGTCCTCGGCCTGACCTTCACCAACAAGGCCGCCGGCGAGCTCGCCGAGCGCGTGCGCAAGGCCCTCGCGCGGGCCGGCATCAGCGACCCGGACCCCTCCCCGGCCGACCCCGACGCGGCCGGGGGCGAGCCCCGCATCTCCACGTACCACGCCTTCGCCGGTCAACTCCTCAAGGACCACGGTCTGCGCATTGGGCTGGAGCCCAGCGCCCGACTGCTCGCCGACGCCACCCGCTTCCAGCTCGCCGCGCGCGTGCTGCGCGAGGCGCCCGGCCCGTACCCGTCGCTCACCAAGTCCATCCCCGACCTGGTCAGTGACCTGCTCGCGCTCGATGCGGAGCTCTCCGAACACCTCGTGACCCCCGAGGAGCTCCGCGCGTACGACACCGGGCTGCTCGACGTGCTCGCGGACGCCCGGCTCACCAACGACGACCTGCGCAAGGTCCCCGAGGCGGGCCGCGGCCGGCTGGAACTGCTGGAGCTCGTCGCCCGCTACCGCGTCGCCAAACGCTCCCGCGACCTGATCGACTTCAGCGACCAGATCGCGCTCTCCGCGCAGCTCGCCACCACCCGACCCGAGGTGGGGGCCCTGCTGCGCGAGGAGTTCAAGGTCGTCCTGCTCGACGAGTACCAGGACACCTCCGTCGCGCAGCGGCTGCTGCTGTCCGGGCTGTTCGGCGGCGGCACCGGCCACGCCGTCACCGCCGTCGGCGACCCCTGCCAGGCGATCTACGGCTGGCGCGGCGCCTCCGTGGCCAACCTGGACGACTTCCCCGAGCACTTCCCGCACGCCGACCGCCGCCCCGCCACCCGCTTCTCGCTCGGCGAGAACCGCCGCAGCGGCGGCCGCCTGCTCGACCTGGCCAACGAACTGGCCGCGCCGCTGCGCGCCATGCACGAGGGCGTCGAGGCGCTGCGTCCGGCGCCCGGCGCCGAACGGGACGGATCCGTGCGGTGCGCCCTGCTGCCCACCCACGCCGAGGAGCTGGAGTGGCTCGGGGACTCCGTCGCCCACCTGGTGCGGACGGGGACCGAGCCCGGCGAGATCGCCGTGCTGTGCCGCTCGGCCGGTGACTTCGCCCGGATCCAGGCGGTCCTGGTGGCCCGCGACGTCCCCGTCGAGGTGGTCGGCCTGTCCGGCCTGCTGCACCTGCCGGAGGTCGCCGACCTGGTCTCGGTCTGCGAGGTGCTCCAGGACCCGGGGGCCAACGCCGCCCTCGTCCGGCTGCTGATCGGCCCGCGCTGGCGCATCGGCGCCCGCGACCTGGCGCTGCTCGGGCGCCGGGCACGGCAACTGATCGGACGGACCCCGGCGGGCACGGACGATCCCGACGGACGCCTCGCGGCGGCCGTCGAGGGAGTCGACCCGGCGGAGGTCGTCTCGCTCGCCGACGCGCTGGAGACCTTCCTCGACGGGTCCGGGGCCTCCGCCGCCGACGACCTGCCCTTCTCGGCGGACGCCCGCGTCCGCTTCGCGCACCTCGCCCGCGAGCTGCGCGACCTGCGGCGCTCGCTCGCCGACCCGCTGATGGACGTCCTGCACCGGGTACTGGCCACGACCGGCCTCGACGTGGAACTCTCCGCCTCCCCGCACGCCCTCGCCGCGCGCCGGCGCGAGACCCTGTCGAACTTCATGGACGTGGCCGCCGGGTTCGCCGCCCTCGACGGGGAGGCCTCGCTGCTCGCGTTCCTGGCCTTCCTGCGGACCGCCGCCCAGTACGAGAAGGGCCTCGACCACGCGCTCCCCGGCGGGGAGAACACCGTCAAGGTGCTCACCGCCCACAAGTCCAAGGGCCTGGAGTGGGACGTGGTGGTGGTCCCCGACCTGTGCGCGGGCGCCTTCCCGAAGGAGAAGCCGCCGGAGGCCTGGACCTCGTACGCCAAGGTCCTGCCGTACGCGCTGCGCGGCGACGCCTCCACCCTGCCGGGGGACCCGGCGTGGACCTCGGCGGGGCTCAAGTCCTTCAAGGCCGCCCTGAAGGAACACAAGGCCGTCGAGGAACTCCGCCTCGGATACGTGACCTTCACCCGCCCGCGCTCCCTCCTGCTGGCCTCCGGCCACTGGTGGGGTCCGAGCCAGAAGAAGCCGCGCGGCCCTTCGGCGTTCCTCTCCGCGCTCCGGACCCACTGCGAGGCCGGGCACGGCGAGATCGAGGCCTGGGCTCCGGAGCCCGAGCCCGGCGCCGAGAACCCGGTCCTGTCCGAGGCCGGCGCCCCGGACCACTCCTGGCCCCTGCCCCTGGACCCGACCTCGCTGCGCCTGCGCCGCCGCGCGGCCGCGCTGGTGGAGGCCCACCTCGCGACGCCCGCGACCCCGGCGCCGCACGAAGAGCCGGAAGAGCCCGGGGCGCCCGGGGAGCCCTACCTGTGGCCACCCGACTGCGAGGACCCGGCGCACGACGCGGAACCCTGGCCGGACACGGACACGGACACGGACCCCCACCCGGACCCCGACCCGTGGTCCGAGTCCGGCCCGGCCGCGGAAGGCCGGCCGGACGCGCCCGACACGGACCCCCGGTCCCCCCGGGCGGCGGACGCGACCCCCGGCGCGGCCGGACCCCGGGCCCGCGTCCCCGCCCAGGACACCGGGCGGACCCCGACCCCCGCGCCCCCGCCCGACGAGGACCTCTGGGCCCCGGGCGAAGCCCTGCCCGCCCCCACCCCCGCCGCCCCGGCCCCGGCCGCGCACGAGGATCCGTACGAGGACCCGTACGAGGACCCGTACGAGGACCCCTGGGCGGCGCCCGGCGCCCGGGTCCCGGCCCAACCCACCGCCGGCGCCGCCCGCCCCGGCACACCCGCGCGGCGCGGCGCAGACCCCCTCACCCCCGAGGAGGCCCGCGCCATCGCCTCCTGGGACCGCGACCTCGACGCCCTCGAAGGCGAGCTGCGCCGCTCCCGCGCCGCCGTGCGCGACGTCGTGCTGCCCTCCGCCCTGTCCGCCTCGGACCTGCTGCGCCTCGCCTCCGACGAGCAGGGCTTCGTCCGCGACCTCGCCCGCCCCATGCCCAAGCCCCCGCAGCCCGCCGCCCGGCAGGGCACCCGTTTCCACGCCTGGGTCGAGTCCCGCTTCGAGGAACTGCCCCTCCCGCTCCTCGACGTCCTCGACCCGGCCGGGGAACTGCCCGGTTCCGACCAGGACATCGCCGACGAGGCGGACCTCGACTCCCTCAAGGCCGCCTTCGAGCGCAGCGCCTACGCCGACCGGACCCCCCACCGGATGGAGGCCCCGGTCCAGCTCACGCTCGCCGGCCGGGTCGTCCGAGGCCGGATCGACGCCGTGTACCGCCACCACGAGGGCCCGTACGACTACGAGATCGTCGACTGGAAGACGGGCCGCACCACCGAGGCCGACCCCCTCCAGCTCGCCGTCTACCGACTGGCCTGGGCGGAGGCCACCGGCACCCCGCTCGAACGGGTCGACGCCGCCTTCCTGCACGTCCGCAGCGGCCGCGTGATCCGCCCCCGCGCCCTGCCCGACCGCGCCGGCATTGAGCGGATCCTCCAAGGCAAAACGGACACGGAAAGTGACCATCACACGGACGGCTAG
- the nudC gene encoding NAD(+) diphosphatase has protein sequence MSTHTEPERPITLAAPSGIDRAAHHRLDEAWLAAAWSHPTTRVFVVSGGQVLIDDTPDGATGIVMTPAFEAPVTETHRYFLGSDEDGVRYFALQKDSLPGRMDQSARPAGLREAGLLLNPRDAGLMVHAVALENWQRMHRFCSRCGERTVVAAAGHIRRCPGCGAEHYPRTDPAVIMLVTDEHDRALLGRQVHWPEGRFSTLAGFVEPGESIEQSVIREVWEEAGVKVGEVDYVASQPWPFPYSLMLGFTARAVTSEITVDGEEIQEARWFSREDLRAAIEAGEVLPPAGVSIAARLVELWYGQPLPRPAG, from the coding sequence ATGAGCACCCACACCGAGCCCGAGCGCCCCATCACGCTCGCCGCGCCCAGCGGGATCGACCGCGCCGCGCACCACCGCCTCGACGAGGCCTGGCTCGCCGCCGCCTGGAGCCACCCGACGACCCGCGTCTTCGTCGTCTCCGGTGGCCAGGTCCTGATCGACGACACCCCCGACGGCGCCACCGGCATCGTGATGACCCCGGCCTTCGAGGCCCCGGTCACCGAGACCCACCGCTACTTCCTGGGCTCGGACGAGGACGGCGTACGGTACTTCGCGCTGCAGAAGGACTCCCTGCCGGGCCGCATGGACCAGTCGGCCCGCCCGGCCGGCCTCCGCGAGGCGGGCCTGCTGCTGAACCCGCGCGACGCCGGGCTGATGGTGCACGCGGTGGCACTGGAGAACTGGCAGCGCATGCACCGCTTCTGCTCCCGCTGCGGCGAGCGCACGGTGGTCGCCGCCGCCGGACACATCCGCCGCTGCCCGGGCTGCGGCGCCGAGCACTACCCGCGCACCGACCCGGCCGTGATCATGCTCGTCACCGACGAGCACGACCGCGCGCTGCTGGGCCGGCAGGTGCACTGGCCCGAGGGCCGCTTCTCGACGCTCGCCGGGTTCGTGGAGCCGGGCGAGTCCATCGAGCAGTCGGTGATCCGCGAGGTCTGGGAGGAGGCCGGCGTCAAGGTCGGCGAGGTCGACTACGTCGCCAGCCAGCCCTGGCCGTTCCCGTACAGCCTGATGCTCGGCTTCACCGCCCGCGCCGTCACCTCGGAGATCACGGTGGACGGGGAGGAGATCCAGGAGGCCCGCTGGTTCTCCCGCGAGGACCTCCGCGCGGCGATCGAGGCCGGCGAGGTGCTCCCGCCCGCCGGCGTCTCCATCGCGGCCCGCCTGGTCGAACTCTGGTACGGGCAGCCGCTGCCGCGCCCCGCCGGCTGA